The bacterium region CTTCGCGCACGATCGCGCCGAAACCGGCGTTCAGGCTACCGTAGCTGTACAGCGTGAGCCCGAGGATGGCCGCCAGCACGAAGCTGACGGCCCCTCCGGCGGCGATGAGCTTGGCCTTGATGGACATCGACGTTCCCCCTCGTGATCTACATGCTCGCGCCGCCGCCGCCGGCTTCCTTCTCGTACATGCCCACAGCCGCGTTCATCTCCTTGAGCAGCGGCAGGTTGGTCGTGGCCAGGGTCTGCAGGTCGGTGGCCGAGAAGGCGGTCGTGCCCGGGGCGGCGCCGTTCTCCACCACGGGCTTGAACGTCGCCCACAGCCCGGCCACCACGTCCAGCTGGGCGCGGATATCGGCGTTCGAGGTCGCTGGCAGGCCCAGCACGTCGTCGCCGTCCTTCAGCCCGGCCAGGGTCCGCTCGAAGAGGGTGTAGGTCTCCAGCAGGTTCAGCTTGTTGGCGTCGGTTTCGTGACCGTAGGCGACCAGCAGGTACTCCTTGCTCATCTTCTGGGTGAGCATGCGCTGCTTGCCGGCCAGGTTGATGGTCACGGCGAGGCCCGGATCGGCGCTCAGGCCGGCGCTGCTCGCGTCCTTCTCGTACAGCTTCACGCACTTGTTCATCTGCTGGAGCAGCGGCAGGTTGGCGGCGGCCACCTCGGCCACCTGGTCGGGCGTCACGGCGCCGGCGGCCACGATCGCGTCGACGGTGGCGTGGAAGCCGGTCCAGATCTCCCCGATGGTGTCCAGCTGCCGCAGGATGCGCGCATTGGTGGTCGGCGGCAGGCGCAGATCGGCGTCGCCGTCGCGCAGCCCGTGCAGGGTCTTGTCGAACAGCGCCGCCGTCGCCGCCAGATTCTTCAGGTTGGCGGCCTTGTCCACGTCCATGGCGACCAGCATGATCTCCTTGCTCATCTTCTGGCTCAGCATGCGCTGCTTGCCGGACAGGTTCAGGACGACACCGTATTCGGCGGCCGTCGGCCCTTCGGCCGCGGCGACGATGAGCGGCGTGCCCAGCAAAGTCAGCACGAGGACGGCGAGAGAAAGGCCGGCGACGGCCGGACGGAAGCGAAGGATCTGCGACATGACGGAATGCCTCCCGGTCGGAATCGGTGCGGATGCGGGATCGCTATCCGTACCCGCATCGGCACATACGCAAAATCCTTAACCATTTTTGTCTTCTAATATGGATCAGTGATGTCCTGTTAGCGCGATCCGGACTGGCCGCGGCCACCGAGAACACGGTGCAGATGGCAGTCCACCGTGTGGTCGTTGACCATCCCGGTGGCCTGCATGAAGGCGTAGCA contains the following coding sequences:
- a CDS encoding type IV pili methyl-accepting chemotaxis transducer N-terminal domain-containing protein produces the protein MSQILRFRPAVAGLSLAVLVLTLLGTPLIVAAAEGPTAAEYGVVLNLSGKQRMLSQKMSKEIMLVAMDVDKAANLKNLAATAALFDKTLHGLRDGDADLRLPPTTNARILRQLDTIGEIWTGFHATVDAIVAAGAVTPDQVAEVAAANLPLLQQMNKCVKLYEKDASSAGLSADPGLAVTINLAGKQRMLTQKMSKEYLLVAYGHETDANKLNLLETYTLFERTLAGLKDGDDVLGLPATSNADIRAQLDVVAGLWATFKPVVENGAAPGTTAFSATDLQTLATTNLPLLKEMNAAVGMYEKEAGGGGASM
- a CDS encoding DNA-3-methyladenine glycosylase I — its product is CYAFMQATGMVNDHTVDCHLHRVLGGRGQSGSR